From a region of the Mauremys mutica isolate MM-2020 ecotype Southern chromosome 12, ASM2049712v1, whole genome shotgun sequence genome:
- the LOC123345838 gene encoding C-type lectin domain family 2 member D-like yields the protein MVLHRVPARRKAFEREKIWDESSPAEEPDPDLGSQETAMNQNGTSYVPIPPQGGESCTICPTGLLSGLEPRARRWAVPSVGLNLILSILLLIVTIALSAKKPEPCPACAACPVAACPDGWVGYLEKCYYYSQAEGNWTHSQSNCSALGASLAVIDTQQEMDFLMRHKGRLDHWIGLWREPDQPWMWTNGTEFNNWFPIAGRGLCAFASPGGIASSSCSKEGHWICSKAAEKPAGRAK from the exons atGGTCCTTCATCGggtgcctgccagacgaaaag CCTTTGAGAGAGAAAAGATTTGGGACGAGTCGTCTCCTGCTGAGGAGCCAGATCCAGACCTGGGTTCCCAGGAAACCGCAATGAATCAAAACGGAACATCTTATGTGCCCATCCCCCCCCAGGGTGGAGAGAGCTGCACAATCTGCCCTACAG GTTTGCTGTCTGGGTTGGAACCAAGGGCCCGTCGCTGGGCAGTTCCGAGTGTGGGTCTCAATCTCATCCTGAGCATCCTCCTCCTCATCGTCACCATCGCACTGTCAG CAAAGAAACCTGAGCCGTGTCCAGCTTGTGCTGCCTGCCCAGTGGCTGCCTGCCCAGATGGCTGGGTCGGGTACCTGGAGAAGTGTTACTATTACTCACAGGCTGAAGGGAACTGGACCCACAGCCAGAGCAACTGCTCTGCCCTCGGTGCCTCCCTGGCTGTGATTGACACCCAGCAGGAAATG GATTTCCTGATGCGCCATAAAGGACGCCTTGACCACTGGATCGGCCTCTGGAGGGAACCAGACCAACCCTGGATGTGGACCAATGGCACCGAATTCAACAACTG GTTTCCAATAGCGGGACGAGGCCTGTGTGCTTTTGCAAGCCCCGGTGGTATTGCCAGTTCAAGCTGCTCCAAGGAGGGACACTGGATCTGCAGCAAAGCAGCAGAGAAACCAGCAGGCAGAGCAAAGTGA